The sequence TTCTTAATCAGTGTTATTCCTTCCATAGGATTGGTACTGATATTGCCGAACAGGTAGCAGGCACCTAGTCCAATGCTGCTTGAATCATTTGCAGGATTGATTTTAAGGGCATTTTCTAAAAGAACTTTCGCATTGCTCGCCAACCAGTTTTGCATGGCTGGATCACCAGACATCATTAACCGGTCTAAAAACAAGCGGGCGGCAAAGGTGAGGCTTTTTTCAGAATTTTCCAACTTCGCAGCCTCAGAAGTATAATAAGCGTATAAATCGAACTTTCTGGCAGAATCCAGCCAAAAGCGGGCAATTTCATGATAAGCGTGAATTTGCTGGTCTTTCACATCTCCTCTTGTTACAGAATTCTCCAATGCTGTCAGGCGTTGCGACTGTGAAGGGGTAATACTGCCTTTGGCTGCAGTTAGTAGGGTATTCAGGTCAATTTTCTGGGGGGCATCAGCTGAATGGTTATGTCCGTCGTCTTCAGAATGTGTAACAGCTGACTTGTCTGGAACGGTCTTACCGCCAAAATACAAGGCAAAACAAAGTAAAAGTGCTAGGGCAGAAAGAACGTATTGTTGTTTTTTCACGTAAAGTTCAATTTCTGCAAAGGTAACTACTTACGT is a genomic window of Sediminibacterium sp. TEGAF015 containing:
- a CDS encoding tetratricopeptide repeat protein translates to MKKQQYVLSALALLLCFALYFGGKTVPDKSAVTHSEDDGHNHSADAPQKIDLNTLLTAAKGSITPSQSQRLTALENSVTRGDVKDQQIHAYHEIARFWLDSARKFDLYAYYTSEAAKLENSEKSLTFAARLFLDRLMMSGDPAMQNWLASNAKVLLENALKINPANDSSSIGLGACYLFGNISTNPMEGITLIKKVVDRNPENIYGQMMLALGGKKSGQYDKAIERFLLIVKKEPENIEAIFHIAECYDLKGDKTNAIVYYEKAKELVKIPQAKEELSNRIMELKK